In Vibrio diazotrophicus, the following proteins share a genomic window:
- a CDS encoding DUF2489 domain-containing protein — protein MNVTLLVIVGAAIIVGLASYAGYLLLQLKKQKVLQQQHQSLAIEKRNANIFESVNVLCMAGIQGQCDLSEISIRVYCIMDYVQGEERVDFEAEYPAISELYHIVKDMPRGEARQGMAKQERMKQNLTRQKAEGRLNDAIIEELHALKKRVQPLNNQIAIQMV, from the coding sequence ATGAACGTAACCCTATTAGTAATAGTTGGCGCTGCGATCATTGTTGGTCTGGCATCTTATGCTGGCTACCTTCTGCTGCAACTGAAAAAGCAAAAAGTGTTGCAGCAGCAACATCAGTCTCTGGCTATTGAAAAGCGCAATGCAAACATTTTCGAAAGTGTAAACGTATTGTGCATGGCAGGTATTCAGGGACAATGTGACCTTTCTGAGATAAGTATTCGCGTTTACTGCATCATGGATTATGTGCAAGGCGAAGAGCGCGTCGATTTCGAAGCTGAATACCCTGCGATCTCTGAGCTGTATCATATTGTTAAAGATATGCCTCGTGGCGAAGCTCGTCAGGGAATGGCGAAACAAGAGCGCATGAAACAAAATCTCACTCGTCAGAAGGCTGAAGGCCGCTTGAATGACGCCATCATTGAAGAACTGCACGCGTTGAAAAAACGTGTTCAGCCACTGAATAATCAAATTGCCATTCAAATGGTGTGA
- the yihI gene encoding Der GTPase-activating protein YihI has translation MSREKKTKTGINGDLVFARKHNRKNDEVEGRERKKAKKHKGLKSGNRHSEGKQQSERAAAQARDPRLGSKKKIPLIVDTKKPTKQERRISAEKELEMLENDAQLNVLLDRIDNGEKLGAGLQKYVDEKLDRIEMLMKQLGIYEEELDVEDEQDEEEQLSASKQPAAKATKRQPKSDDDYLSDFENLDLNDYKG, from the coding sequence ATGTCTAGAGAAAAGAAAACTAAAACAGGTATTAACGGCGATCTCGTTTTCGCACGTAAACATAACCGTAAGAATGATGAAGTTGAAGGTCGTGAACGCAAGAAAGCGAAGAAACACAAAGGATTGAAAAGCGGTAATCGCCACTCTGAAGGCAAGCAGCAATCAGAAAGAGCGGCAGCGCAAGCTCGTGACCCTCGTCTAGGTAGCAAGAAAAAGATTCCTTTGATTGTTGATACTAAGAAACCAACAAAACAAGAGCGTCGTATTTCGGCTGAGAAAGAGCTGGAAATGCTAGAGAATGATGCTCAATTAAACGTATTGTTGGACCGTATCGACAACGGCGAGAAGCTGGGTGCTGGTCTGCAAAAATACGTGGATGAGAAATTAGACCGTATTGAAATGTTGATGAAGCAGTTGGGCATCTACGAAGAAGAGCTTGATGTTGAAGACGAGCAAGACGAAGAAGAGCAACTTTCTGCTAGCAAACAACCAGCGGCGAAAGCGACTAAACGTCAGCCAAAATCAGATGATGACTACCTGTCTGATTTCGAAAACCTCGATCTAAACGATTATAAAGGCTAA
- a CDS encoding class I SAM-dependent methyltransferase yields MHNCPQCRCPLCNGDKTDAYFEDKHREYLQCQTCQLVFVNPQHRLSAEREKAFYDLHENDPNDAGYRRFLSRVCDPMLERLAPDSKGLDFGCGPGPTLSLMLEEAGHDVALYDIFFHPNEQALQTEYDFMTATEVIEHLHHPDTVWQQWLNLVKPGGWIGLMTKMVKDRDAFASWHYKNDLTHVIFFSRATFQFLAERDKLELEFIGNDVILLRKPQ; encoded by the coding sequence ATGCACAACTGCCCTCAATGTCGCTGCCCTTTATGCAATGGCGATAAAACCGATGCATATTTTGAAGATAAACATCGAGAGTATCTTCAATGTCAGACATGTCAGTTGGTATTTGTAAACCCGCAGCACCGTCTAAGTGCTGAGCGTGAAAAAGCGTTTTATGACTTACATGAAAACGATCCAAACGACGCAGGCTATCGTCGCTTTTTATCTCGTGTATGTGATCCTATGCTTGAAAGACTGGCTCCAGATTCGAAAGGGTTAGATTTTGGCTGTGGTCCCGGACCAACACTCTCTTTGATGTTAGAAGAAGCAGGCCACGACGTGGCGTTGTACGATATCTTCTTTCATCCAAATGAACAGGCGCTACAGACAGAATATGATTTTATGACTGCTACAGAGGTGATAGAGCACTTACATCACCCAGATACGGTGTGGCAGCAATGGTTGAATTTGGTTAAACCCGGAGGCTGGATTGGTCTAATGACCAAAATGGTAAAAGACAGAGATGCTTTTGCTAGTTGGCACTATAAGAATGACCTCACACATGTGATCTTCTTTAGTCGCGCCACATTCCAGTTTTTGGCTGAGCGAGATAAGCTCGAACTTGAATTTATAGGCAACGATGTAATTTTGCTGAGGAAACCCCAGTAA
- a CDS encoding c-type cytochrome, with translation MNKLALILSLLASCSVWAQGSIEAGKAKSETCVACHGADGNSLITTYPKLAGQHAKYIEKQLKDLKLGATSAGKQGRYDPVMSAMAMPLSDEDMSDLAAYFSSLPISSNSTPEDVVSTGKALYTAGDASRGLTACIACHGPRGNGTELSGFPKISGQHADYIKAQLMKFRDDSRGNDMNAMMRDVAKKLTDADIEILSKYVGGLH, from the coding sequence ATGAATAAATTAGCGCTAATATTGAGTCTTTTAGCCAGCTGCTCCGTATGGGCCCAAGGCAGCATAGAAGCTGGCAAAGCAAAATCCGAAACGTGTGTTGCCTGTCACGGTGCTGATGGCAACAGTCTAATTACAACTTACCCTAAACTTGCTGGCCAACACGCTAAGTATATTGAGAAGCAGCTAAAAGATCTCAAACTTGGTGCGACGAGTGCTGGTAAACAAGGCCGTTACGACCCTGTAATGAGCGCTATGGCGATGCCACTTAGCGACGAAGACATGTCTGACTTGGCCGCTTACTTCTCTTCACTCCCTATCTCTTCTAACTCTACACCTGAAGATGTAGTAAGCACGGGTAAAGCACTATATACAGCGGGTGACGCCTCTCGTGGTCTAACAGCGTGTATCGCATGTCATGGCCCACGTGGTAATGGTACAGAACTTTCAGGGTTCCCTAAAATTTCTGGTCAGCATGCTGATTATATTAAAGCTCAGCTGATGAAATTCCGCGATGATTCGCGTGGTAATGACATGAACGCTATGATGCGTGATGTTGCTAAGAAGTTAACTGATGCTGACATCGAAATTTTGTCTAAATATGTTGGTGGTCTGCACTAA
- the yihA gene encoding ribosome biogenesis GTP-binding protein YihA/YsxC: protein MSVKIHYQNTHFITSAPDIRHLPADEGIEIAFAGRSNAGKSSSLNRLTNQKSLAKTSKTPGRTQLINLFKVTEGCHIVDLPGYGFAQVPLEMKKKWQQSLGEYLQKRQCLKGLVVLMDIRHPMKDLDQQLIVWAVECGIPVQVLLTKADKLKSGARKAQILKIRSDAKEFGGDVSVDGFSSLSGIGVDILRAKLDAWFAPALAEQLVVEVLEDQQQDAEEE from the coding sequence GTGAGCGTAAAAATTCATTATCAAAACACGCATTTCATTACCAGTGCACCAGACATTCGCCATCTTCCAGCTGACGAAGGTATCGAAATTGCGTTTGCAGGACGCTCAAATGCTGGCAAATCTAGTTCTCTCAATCGATTAACCAATCAGAAGAGCCTAGCAAAAACCAGTAAAACCCCAGGACGAACTCAGTTAATTAACTTGTTTAAAGTGACCGAAGGTTGCCACATTGTTGACTTACCGGGCTATGGTTTTGCTCAAGTTCCACTAGAAATGAAGAAGAAGTGGCAACAATCTTTAGGTGAGTACTTACAAAAGCGCCAATGCCTAAAAGGTTTGGTGGTTTTGATGGATATTCGTCACCCGATGAAAGATCTCGACCAACAACTCATTGTGTGGGCGGTTGAGTGTGGCATCCCTGTTCAGGTACTACTTACTAAAGCGGACAAGCTAAAGAGCGGCGCACGTAAAGCGCAAATTCTGAAAATCCGTAGTGATGCGAAAGAATTTGGTGGCGACGTAAGTGTTGACGGCTTCTCTTCATTGAGCGGTATCGGCGTTGATATTCTACGCGCTAAGCTTGATGCTTGGTTTGCACCAGCACTTGCTGAGCAATTGGTTGTAGAAGTACTTGAAGACCAACAGCAAGACGCTGAAGAAGAATAA
- the polA gene encoding DNA polymerase I: MARIPDNPLILIDGSSYLYRAFHAYPGTMSNGDIPTNAVYGVVNMVRSMMRQFASDRIAVIFDAKGKTFRDDMFPEYKAHRPPMPDDLRCQIEPLHNIIRAMGLPLLSVEGVEADDVIGTLASQASQAGMPVLISTGDKDMAQLVDDNVTLINTMTNVVMDREGVIEKFGIPPELIIDYLALMGDKVDNIPGVPGVGDKTATALLQGIGGLDALYENLDKIADLGFRGSKTMAQKLEDNRENAYMSYKLATIKLDVELENTPESLHKQTPDRDALIELYGKMAFKSWLSELLEGGSGVVEAVEKSGDTASTASSASVALQADTSAVKIDRSQYQTILDQEMFKAWLEKLQSAELFAFDTETDSLDYMVANLVGVSFAVAEGEAAYVPVAHDYLDAPEQLSREWVLEQLKPILEDESKHKVGQNLKYDASVLARYGIEMRGIAHDTMLASYVYNSVGGKHDMDSLALRFMQHSCISFEQVAGKGKNQLTFNQIDLEQAAPYAAEDADVTLCLHNRLWPLIEQDEKLLSIYRDIEIPLVPVISRIERTGVLINDMLLGTQSQEIALRLDELEKKAFEIAGQEFNLSSPKQLQTILFDQMKLPVVKKTPSGTPSTNEEVLQELALDYPLPAVILEYRGLAKLKSTYTDKLPKMINPTTGRVHTSYHQAVTATGRLSSTDPNLQNIPIRNEEGRRIRQAFIAPHGWKIMAVDYSQIELRIMAHLSGDKALLEAFQQGKDIHAATAAEILGVSIDQVTSEQRRRAKAVNFGLIYGMSAFGLAKQLGIPRGEAQTYMDRYFERYPGVMQYMEDTRSAASEQGYVETIFGRRLHLPEIKSRNGMRRKAAERAAINAPMQGTAADIIKKAMLLVDEWIRQEGDGRVKLLMQVHDELVFEVEESALSEIESKVRELMESAAELKVPLVAEAGHGDNWDQAH, translated from the coding sequence ATGGCTCGCATTCCTGATAATCCGTTAATTTTGATCGACGGTTCTTCTTATTTATATCGCGCATTCCACGCTTATCCAGGCACCATGAGTAATGGGGATATTCCAACTAACGCTGTTTACGGTGTAGTGAATATGGTCCGTTCTATGATGCGCCAATTTGCTTCGGATCGTATTGCCGTTATTTTTGATGCCAAAGGCAAAACGTTCCGTGATGACATGTTTCCAGAATATAAGGCTCATCGTCCGCCAATGCCGGATGACCTGCGTTGTCAGATTGAGCCGCTACACAACATTATTCGCGCAATGGGTTTGCCATTGCTATCTGTTGAAGGTGTGGAAGCGGACGACGTGATCGGCACCTTGGCTTCTCAGGCGTCACAAGCGGGCATGCCGGTACTTATCAGTACGGGTGATAAAGATATGGCTCAGTTGGTGGACGATAACGTCACTCTAATCAACACCATGACCAATGTGGTGATGGACAGGGAAGGCGTGATTGAGAAGTTTGGTATTCCGCCTGAGCTGATTATCGATTACCTCGCACTGATGGGTGATAAGGTCGATAACATTCCAGGTGTACCGGGAGTGGGTGATAAAACCGCAACGGCACTGCTGCAAGGCATCGGCGGTCTGGATGCGCTCTATGAGAACTTAGATAAGATTGCTGACTTAGGTTTCCGTGGTTCTAAAACCATGGCTCAGAAACTCGAAGATAATCGCGAAAACGCATACATGTCTTACAAGTTGGCAACCATTAAGCTCGATGTTGAGCTGGAAAATACACCTGAATCTCTGCATAAACAAACGCCGGATCGTGATGCTCTGATTGAGCTGTACGGCAAAATGGCATTCAAATCTTGGTTGTCTGAGTTGCTAGAGGGCGGATCTGGTGTTGTTGAAGCCGTTGAGAAGAGCGGTGATACCGCATCCACAGCGTCTAGTGCGAGTGTCGCACTTCAAGCTGATACCTCAGCAGTAAAAATCGACCGCAGTCAGTATCAAACCATTCTTGATCAAGAAATGTTTAAAGCGTGGCTGGAGAAATTGCAATCAGCAGAGCTGTTTGCATTTGACACTGAAACGGACAGCCTAGATTACATGGTCGCTAACTTAGTGGGCGTGTCGTTTGCTGTGGCGGAAGGTGAGGCGGCATATGTTCCGGTTGCTCATGACTACCTTGATGCACCAGAGCAGCTCAGTCGTGAATGGGTGCTGGAGCAGCTAAAACCGATTTTAGAAGATGAGTCAAAACATAAAGTTGGCCAGAACCTGAAATACGATGCGAGCGTACTTGCACGTTATGGTATTGAGATGCGCGGCATTGCGCACGACACTATGTTGGCCTCTTACGTCTACAACAGTGTGGGCGGTAAGCACGATATGGACAGCTTGGCGCTGCGCTTTATGCAGCATAGCTGTATTTCGTTTGAGCAAGTGGCGGGCAAAGGTAAAAACCAGCTGACTTTCAACCAAATAGATTTAGAGCAAGCGGCGCCATACGCAGCAGAAGATGCGGATGTGACTCTTTGTCTCCACAATCGTTTGTGGCCGTTAATTGAGCAAGATGAAAAACTGCTTTCTATCTACCGTGATATTGAAATTCCACTGGTTCCTGTGATTTCGCGCATCGAACGAACTGGCGTGTTGATTAATGACATGCTGCTTGGTACTCAATCACAAGAAATTGCTCTTCGCCTTGATGAGCTAGAGAAGAAAGCGTTTGAAATTGCAGGGCAAGAGTTCAACTTAAGCTCACCAAAGCAGCTGCAAACCATTCTGTTCGATCAGATGAAGCTTCCGGTTGTGAAAAAAACGCCTTCAGGCACACCGTCAACCAACGAGGAAGTGCTGCAAGAGTTAGCATTGGATTACCCGCTACCGGCTGTGATCTTGGAATATCGAGGTTTGGCGAAGCTGAAATCGACTTATACCGACAAGCTACCTAAGATGATTAACCCAACAACTGGGCGCGTACATACTTCTTATCATCAGGCGGTAACGGCAACAGGTCGTTTATCTTCAACCGATCCAAACTTACAGAACATTCCAATTCGTAACGAGGAAGGTCGCCGTATTCGCCAAGCGTTTATTGCTCCGCATGGCTGGAAAATTATGGCTGTCGACTACTCGCAAATCGAACTGCGCATTATGGCGCACCTGTCAGGTGACAAAGCACTATTGGAAGCGTTCCAACAAGGTAAAGATATCCATGCGGCAACGGCTGCGGAGATCTTGGGCGTCAGTATTGATCAGGTTACCAGTGAACAGCGTCGCCGAGCGAAAGCGGTTAACTTCGGTTTGATCTACGGCATGAGTGCATTTGGTCTGGCTAAACAACTGGGCATTCCACGTGGTGAAGCACAAACCTATATGGACAGATACTTCGAACGCTACCCTGGCGTGATGCAATATATGGAAGATACACGCAGTGCGGCTTCTGAGCAGGGCTATGTTGAAACCATTTTTGGTCGTCGTCTTCACTTGCCGGAAATCAAGTCTCGCAACGGTATGCGTCGTAAAGCTGCGGAACGTGCAGCGATCAACGCACCTATGCAAGGAACCGCTGCGGACATCATCAAGAAAGCCATGTTGCTGGTTGATGAATGGATTCGCCAAGAGGGTGATGGTCGAGTGAAACTGCTGATGCAAGTGCACGATGAATTGGTGTTTGAGGTTGAAGAGTCAGCTTTATCCGAAATTGAAAGTAAAGTACGAGAATTGATGGAATCTGCCGCTGAACTTAAAGTGCCACTGGTTGCCGAAGCAGGGCATGGTGACAACTGGGATCAGGCACACTAA
- a CDS encoding GNAT family N-acetyltransferase, with translation MKIREGSLSEVVTVVTEIDEFIVKENEQSLDQRLEGKRHLILVAEQQGQILGFKIGYELDSDTFYSWFGGVSPKARNLGLAQKLLDVQESWVIEQGYQQLKVKSRNQFPAMLRLLLRNNYLIENFEPYEPLLESRIHFVKQLKNK, from the coding sequence ATGAAGATACGTGAAGGCAGTTTGTCTGAAGTTGTAACCGTGGTGACTGAAATTGATGAGTTCATTGTTAAAGAAAACGAACAAAGCTTAGATCAGCGATTAGAAGGTAAGCGCCATTTGATTCTGGTTGCGGAGCAACAAGGCCAAATATTAGGTTTCAAAATCGGCTACGAGCTCGATTCAGATACTTTCTACAGTTGGTTTGGTGGTGTTTCGCCTAAAGCTCGCAATTTGGGGTTGGCACAAAAGCTATTAGATGTGCAGGAATCTTGGGTTATTGAACAAGGATATCAACAGCTTAAGGTTAAATCGCGCAATCAGTTTCCAGCTATGTTGAGGCTGCTATTAAGGAATAACTACCTGATTGAGAACTTTGAACCATATGAGCCGCTATTGGAAAGCCGTATCCACTTTGTGAAGCAGTTAAAAAATAAATGA
- the hemB gene encoding porphobilinogen synthase — protein MSVSIQGQFPGRRLRRIRKHDFSRRLVAENKLSVNDLIYPMFVLMGKDRREAIESMPGIERLSIDLLLEEALYLANLGVPAIALFPVVNQDAKSLDAAEAYNPDGLVQRAVRLLKEHVPQMGVITDVALDPYTTHGQDGIIDETGYVMNDETTEVLIKQALSHAEAGADVVAPSDMMDGRIGKIREALEEAGHIHTQIMAYSAKYASCYYGPFRDAVGSASNLKGGNKKNYQMDPANSDEAIHEVAMDVNEGADMVMVKPGMPYLDVVRRVKTELQVPTFAYQVSGEYAMHKAAILNGWLSEKETVMESLLCFKRAGADGILTYFAKDVAQWLAEENAQAAQFLK, from the coding sequence GTGTCAGTATCCATCCAAGGCCAGTTCCCAGGTCGTCGTCTACGCCGTATACGTAAACACGATTTTTCTCGTCGCCTAGTGGCCGAAAACAAGCTTTCGGTAAATGACCTGATTTACCCGATGTTTGTTTTGATGGGCAAAGATCGCCGTGAAGCGATTGAATCTATGCCGGGAATCGAACGTCTGTCTATCGATCTATTGTTGGAAGAAGCGTTGTATCTAGCAAACCTTGGTGTTCCTGCTATCGCTCTGTTCCCTGTGGTTAATCAAGATGCAAAAAGTTTAGACGCTGCGGAAGCCTACAACCCTGATGGTTTGGTTCAGCGCGCCGTTCGTTTGTTGAAAGAACACGTTCCGCAAATGGGCGTGATCACCGATGTAGCCTTAGACCCTTATACTACTCACGGGCAAGACGGCATTATCGATGAAACCGGCTATGTAATGAATGATGAGACGACAGAAGTGCTGATCAAACAAGCGCTTTCTCATGCTGAAGCGGGTGCGGATGTGGTTGCACCATCAGACATGATGGACGGTCGTATTGGCAAAATCCGTGAAGCGCTAGAAGAAGCGGGTCACATTCATACTCAAATCATGGCTTACTCAGCAAAATACGCTTCTTGTTATTACGGCCCGTTCCGTGATGCAGTCGGCTCTGCGAGCAATCTGAAAGGTGGTAACAAGAAGAACTACCAGATGGACCCTGCGAACAGCGATGAAGCGATTCATGAAGTGGCGATGGATGTGAATGAAGGCGCGGATATGGTGATGGTGAAACCGGGTATGCCATATCTGGATGTGGTTCGCCGTGTTAAGACAGAACTGCAAGTTCCAACTTTCGCTTACCAAGTTTCTGGCGAATACGCGATGCACAAAGCTGCGATTCTCAATGGCTGGTTGTCAGAGAAAGAAACAGTGATGGAATCTCTACTGTGCTTTAAGCGCGCGGGCGCGGACGGCATTTTGACTTACTTTGCTAAAGATGTCGCACAGTGGCTGGCTGAAGAAAATGCTCAAGCGGCTCAGTTTCTAAAGTAA
- a CDS encoding TatD family hydrolase: protein MIDTHAHIYASEFDQDRDAVVQRALEQGINQILLPNIDLESIELMLATEAAYPEICRSMMGLHPCYVDANVNQTLETIRAWFDKHNFIAVGEIGIDLYWDKTYRAEQEMAFVTQLNWAKEMDLPVVIHTRDSIEETLALLRKEQDGSLRGVFHCFGGSVEEAKAINDLGFHLGLGGVSTFKNGGMDQVIPHLDLNYVILETDCPYLAPVPHRGKRNEPAYTQLVAKRVAELREMTIEEVDNLTTKNAKKLFGL from the coding sequence ATGATTGATACCCATGCCCATATCTATGCCAGCGAATTTGACCAAGACAGAGATGCCGTTGTTCAACGCGCCTTAGAACAAGGTATCAACCAAATCTTGTTGCCAAATATCGACTTAGAATCCATCGAACTTATGCTGGCAACAGAAGCTGCCTATCCAGAGATTTGCCGTTCTATGATGGGGCTTCACCCTTGTTATGTAGACGCTAACGTAAATCAGACTCTGGAAACTATTCGTGCATGGTTTGATAAACACAATTTCATCGCTGTGGGTGAAATTGGTATCGACCTCTACTGGGATAAAACCTATCGCGCAGAACAAGAAATGGCGTTTGTCACTCAGCTTAACTGGGCGAAAGAGATGGACCTTCCTGTGGTGATACACACCCGAGACTCCATTGAGGAAACATTAGCCTTACTGCGTAAAGAGCAAGATGGTTCACTGCGTGGCGTGTTCCACTGCTTTGGTGGCAGTGTAGAAGAAGCCAAAGCGATCAACGATTTGGGCTTTCATCTTGGCTTAGGTGGTGTTTCTACTTTTAAAAATGGTGGTATGGATCAGGTGATTCCTCATCTCGACCTTAACTACGTGATTTTAGAAACCGACTGCCCTTACCTAGCACCGGTTCCTCATCGCGGTAAGCGAAATGAACCCGCTTACACCCAACTCGTCGCGAAACGAGTAGCTGAACTGCGTGAAATGACCATAGAAGAAGTGGATAACCTGACAACTAAAAATGCAAAAAAACTGTTCGGACTATAG
- a CDS encoding glycoside hydrolase family 43 protein: protein MSTLINPIIEQRADPHIYKHTDGYYYFTASVPEYDRIEIRRAKTIKELNTTSELINAWYHPETGPYSDLVWAPELHFIDGAWYVYFAAAPSREIVDGLFQHRMYAICNGNANPITDEWRFEGQIETGMDTFCLDATSFTHKGINYYVWAQKDNKIQGNSNLYIAELETPTILKTPPQCLTIPEFDWEQIGFWVNEGPSVIHRHGKFWMTYSASATDENYCMGLLYADEDSNLLDPKSWVKSPSPVFKTNWDKKVYGPGHNSFTVDEQGHDLLVYHARDYTEIEGDPLWDPNRHTRIKRLTWENGLPQFGEAI from the coding sequence ATGAGTACTTTGATTAACCCAATTATTGAACAAAGAGCGGATCCGCATATTTATAAACATACGGATGGTTATTACTACTTTACCGCTTCAGTTCCTGAATATGATCGTATCGAAATTCGCAGAGCGAAAACGATTAAGGAGTTAAACACGACCAGTGAGCTCATTAATGCGTGGTATCATCCCGAGACAGGCCCATACAGTGACCTGGTATGGGCTCCAGAGCTACACTTTATTGATGGTGCATGGTATGTGTATTTCGCCGCAGCACCATCACGTGAAATTGTTGATGGTTTGTTCCAACATCGTATGTATGCCATTTGCAATGGCAATGCGAATCCGATTACTGATGAGTGGAGATTCGAAGGTCAGATTGAGACCGGAATGGATACTTTCTGTTTAGACGCGACTTCCTTTACTCATAAAGGTATTAATTACTACGTTTGGGCGCAGAAAGACAACAAAATTCAGGGAAACTCGAATTTGTATATCGCAGAGCTAGAGACCCCGACGATTTTAAAAACGCCACCTCAGTGTTTAACTATTCCTGAATTTGACTGGGAGCAGATAGGTTTCTGGGTGAATGAAGGACCATCGGTAATTCATCGTCATGGTAAGTTCTGGATGACTTATTCTGCCAGTGCGACAGATGAAAATTATTGTATGGGACTTTTGTATGCTGATGAAGACAGTAATCTATTAGATCCGAAGAGTTGGGTAAAATCTCCGTCTCCTGTGTTTAAAACTAATTGGGACAAAAAAGTGTATGGTCCGGGACATAACAGTTTCACTGTTGATGAGCAGGGCCACGATTTACTGGTTTATCACGCACGTGACTATACGGAGATTGAAGGAGACCCTCTGTGGGACCCAAATCGCCATACACGCATAAAACGTCTAACTTGGGAAAATGGTCTCCCACAGTTTGGTGAGGCAATATAA
- a CDS encoding MFS transporter: MYKYKLPVLEKVGFGAGDMAVNVVISSMMLIITFFYTDIFGIKPEDLALLFIVFRLIDAVTDPLMGMITDKFTSRWGRYRQYMLFLAVPFGLSVYLAFSTPDGDYNTKLVYAYATYILVTVMFTAVTIPYISLISVLTDDPKERLSANGYRLFFAKIAAFLVTIIVPQLSAQWGADNIQLGYQYSMGLMGLMGTLLFLFCFATTKERIEHVVDKKPFVEQVKILMRNDQWFILCMVCVVGTVGYVIRGSVAVYYAKYYLGGDEAMISAFLATGVVAAILAMVASTWITKKYCKIKLFRYTQVAVLVISAALYLFVGRDDIALAFVLYFLVSFVVDLHAPVFWSAIAEAVDYGAYKTGNRVSGLAFGGISFSQKFGMGIAGAIVGWLLTYFDYVPNQEQSEFALTGIALMLTVIPGLFHFLMGVLMFKYKVTDKYYHSMTATNILEVEENLSTVKSEKHITNYAS, translated from the coding sequence ATGTATAAGTACAAGCTGCCCGTGCTAGAAAAAGTCGGTTTTGGAGCCGGCGATATGGCTGTGAATGTGGTCATATCATCAATGATGCTGATTATCACTTTTTTCTATACGGATATTTTTGGTATCAAACCTGAAGATCTTGCATTGTTGTTCATTGTTTTTCGATTGATTGACGCGGTAACTGATCCTCTGATGGGGATGATTACTGACAAATTTACCTCTCGCTGGGGGCGCTACCGCCAGTACATGCTTTTTTTAGCGGTACCATTTGGGTTGTCTGTTTACCTCGCGTTTAGTACGCCAGATGGTGATTACAACACGAAACTTGTTTACGCCTATGCGACTTACATTTTAGTGACGGTGATGTTTACCGCAGTCACTATTCCCTATATTTCTCTAATTAGTGTACTTACGGATGACCCTAAAGAACGTTTATCGGCGAATGGTTACCGACTCTTTTTTGCCAAAATTGCTGCATTCTTAGTCACGATCATTGTGCCTCAGTTATCTGCTCAATGGGGAGCGGACAATATTCAATTAGGTTATCAGTACTCAATGGGTCTGATGGGCTTAATGGGAACGCTACTATTTTTGTTCTGCTTCGCTACGACGAAGGAAAGAATTGAACATGTCGTGGATAAAAAACCATTTGTTGAGCAAGTTAAGATTTTAATGCGTAACGACCAGTGGTTTATCCTATGCATGGTGTGTGTTGTCGGTACTGTTGGCTATGTTATTCGTGGTTCTGTTGCTGTGTACTACGCCAAGTATTATCTGGGTGGCGATGAAGCGATGATTTCTGCTTTCTTAGCGACCGGTGTGGTTGCTGCGATTTTGGCTATGGTCGCTTCAACATGGATTACTAAAAAATATTGCAAAATCAAGTTGTTCCGATATACGCAGGTCGCTGTGCTCGTGATCAGTGCCGCACTGTACTTGTTCGTTGGCCGTGATGATATCGCTTTAGCATTTGTTTTATATTTTCTTGTTTCGTTTGTCGTTGATTTACATGCACCTGTATTTTGGTCAGCGATTGCTGAAGCGGTGGATTATGGTGCATATAAAACAGGTAACCGCGTTTCAGGATTGGCGTTTGGTGGTATCTCGTTTAGTCAGAAATTTGGTATGGGTATTGCGGGCGCAATCGTAGGCTGGTTATTAACTTACTTTGACTATGTACCTAATCAGGAGCAGTCAGAATTTGCGTTAACCGGTATTGCTTTGATGCTGACCGTGATTCCGGGCTTGTTCCACTTCTTAATGGGTGTGTTGATGTTTAAGTACAAAGTGACGGATAAATATTATCATTCAATGACGGCCACCAACATTCTCGAAGTTGAAGAAAACCTAAGTACGGTTAAGTCTGAAAAACACATTACTAACTACGCTAGCTAA